A single genomic interval of Odontesthes bonariensis isolate fOdoBon6 chromosome 3, fOdoBon6.hap1, whole genome shotgun sequence harbors:
- the rab44 gene encoding uncharacterized protein rab44 isoform X2 encodes MNRRKLGSSRRNKGKRHAKDTENEPEAREDVEDDWGNKTLEVQTSAAAQLVMQEELSRGTEHSISASHDSLVVSPATPDYSEVEKPTISPEFVTEALMPNTGDLHACKSKPNLERTENYDCLDSEEIKENAHVGQSTSDCVSPRPVGDQLLINMQAANPSMYTEPDLESNKRDDTDLFRQDESLEGVDLRTNNEAWINSTEKVETAFGQMYERESHVKDDVKHSVGQTLHREGVFEVEKFNLSLQTLLSEVNAPLDSQLQDSSLSADEHTETGFGPFGNRRKLGSSRRNKGRQRVEECKEDILEKAEGVETLEKNNISMEMRATNQKELYQDTEREISSSVSPDSSMFLVSVPVESSAQTKCLETDLENFIPESENLPEDQDERETDINVKVPDESEEAEQQDVDKYDIPHSEDISSAHHSDDAVKEMQEDMVRQRQAHEIDYISETMMDDAAENPEIISGFSVSESFRVLERTRVDKVPETTKIQSETKTTNQDELSQDTEHGIGLSVSHDNSMFSASAPGHSSAVEGSTPKTYPETEKEHFILKSENLPEDQDERETDFNVEVLDKSTEAMPQEMDQSDTRHSELTKDADRSDDAVREEQEEDNHPTQMQEILHVDYSSETVTDNAPENSEVISAILIERAEMMNTFQSEFNNDNSATKQEMFNSEEKPDEHPTKQDTSEPLDHISDQEKVDSAPSQVHEFKDKVEGDIKPITVPLFHQEKEGLLSETDEIKPALSAFQTETTVSFDCQLEDSSDSVEAQNNTGFHQSSNRRKLGSSRRNKGKHNVKESATKTFHQTVNEVDGNASSSTSSEGALTAETAGQEKSMEIILEVEKMNASQTEEENVRFGTLVCTSELTTIGVHSTSAVDQRVIENSCCRQMPHEELPSVSLQTDTESEERHEHTELLRQDGNLQENSVFEPRVCPITPEIHTDPGQSVEKLSPEEEFPTKEEQLYDVSVAQQSEDAARTEHGQEIEPAQTQGMSQIDHTTAKARVNSEISRNVVERIEMAAGRNTDYPKPQIDDVERVESALGDAYEIEGQVKDSMNPSDEGTDHHTSKEVFSEICDSEYSLQSLHCEMKAPLDSQLQHSYTSFNPGGNSGAPGSSQEKSMEMKLEEMDKSDTPHTENITLHGQEKAYFGTVAGISELTTSSPAVELQLLKSNFRELPDDELPTVSSTTENKEKHEDTEMLRAFGNLHGNNLSSENVDLSVVPERTPEKSTPQDHNQVEYSVAQDTIPSEENVPSNGEQDEPLNLSEAAEALHLEDVVSEEHEEQFNPAQTREMCQINCATITEKNSPLQTQESDTDLPLDSQPLDNYQSFKDDTQSGLKPAGNRRKMGSSRRNKGRQQGKVIQPKQELKDAVVENTVDDKVTEMSAANTMRQEGLEELISVEKVNISSTVTGDENQEKLLEGTLYSHNVLENIVVATSDTNPSSDNEDSPESNKDLNEKNTKHVKEPDNRSHLTGCDTVKKDLTQSPQASVFEDDSDRQSTLYHDDIINPESGTVHVSYQEEGALPCDSDSQQTDNVTETTDCLTVEDCSTEVESSMDARGPDQDEVGEKGVHTAQKMENTSQEPAVDVSCERGISTTKDERNSLQEDSPSDYGESMQVKSKQRRRKMGSSRRTPLNRKEEEAKDNTDETEESSLKTEAGVRNLEEMEVVEELPLTAKVSPSENVQGTVEQQETDGNKTSHYDYKLKSSTSEQSNKSNVILALPPEQSTSVNQVTFNKVADERDERGNVDLCAEMSQQDDFTSTNVKITSDVAGRNESSFSQLMPPNSETNTSITGGSSVSFCEVIRSTQSDEDRPESVKLVKVQDTDKQKPSNWTEGTHLEEKSPSPNLNSPNRRRKLGSTRKNLSSRTKREDLHQNQELENEATEAVTATGDVTTESDPEMKEKDPQPDTEHKEGDSEKRKEKIIETVKISHVGESLLTPQAEQTAEESPISQSQSTESENQQTPSYLPSTSAKNDTESQSASGGRRKKFGSSRKPNMMHQSNIQAGREAKIGAQNENVVRGITEDGANKEQSSGLRKISEVGEGDEKETASFSTAEPVSKKTSTQPELSLAPRSQTQLSFGSPRGTDYDVVMVGDSCVGKSSFMKRAQSGKFSLDLPASVGLDSCIWTVIVEGKPVVLQLWDTAGQERFRSITRQIFHKARAFLLMYDITSSQSFSAISYWANSIQESAAENVTVLLLGNKSDHEQRRVKTQQGEILAKEYNFEFMECSAATGENVIEALETVARMLSQRADLREEATVLLKEPAQKKRSTCC; translated from the exons ATGAACAGAAGAAAGCTTGGATCTAGTCGGAGAAATAAAGGAAAACGGCATGCAAAAgacacagaaaatgagccaGAAGCCAGAGAGGATGTTGAAGACGACTGGGGTAATAAAACTCTCGAAGTACAGACGTCAGCAGCAGCACAACTTGTAATGCAGGAAGAATTATCTCGAGGCACTGAGCACAGTATTTCTGCCTCGCATGATAGCTTAGTAGTTTCACCCGCTACACCTGATTACTCTGAGGTTGAGAAACCCACAATCAGTCCAGAATTTGTAACGGAAGCTTTAATGCCAAATACTGGTGATCTGCATGCTTGTAAAAGCAAACCCAACCTGGAAAGGACTGAGAATTATGACTGTCTTGATAGTGAGGAAATCAAAGAAAATGCACATGTTGGCCAGTCAACCAGTGACTGCGTGTCTCCTCGTCCTGTAGGGGATCAGCTGCTAATCAACATGCAAGCTGCAAATCCCAGTATGTATACTGAACCAGATTTAGAGAGCAACAAAAGAGATGACACAGACTTGTTCAGGCAAGATGAAAGTTTGGAGGGTGTAGACCTAAGAACTAACAATGAGGCGTGGATCAACAGCACAGAAAAAGTAGAAACTGCTTTTGGACAGATGTATGAGCGTGAGAGTCATGTGAAGGATGATGTGAAACACAGTGTTGGACAGACTCTCCATCGAGAAGGAGTTTTTGAAGTAGAGAAGTTTAATTTATCTCTACAAACCCTGCTTTCAGAAGTAAACGCCCCTCTCGACTCTCAACTTCAGGACAGTTCTTTGAGTGCAGATGAGCACACTGAAACTGGCTTTGGCCCCTttggaaacagaagaaaactcGGTTCTAGCCGTAGAAATAAAGGAAGACAGCGAGTTGAAGAATGTAAAGAGGATATTTTAGAAAAAGCCGAAGGTGTTGAAAcccttgaaaaaaataatatatccaTGGAAATGAGAGCAACAAACCAGAAAGAATTATACCAAGACACAGAGCGTGAAATTAGCTCGTCTGTGTCACCCGACAGCTCCATGTTTTTGGTGTCTGTGCCTGTTGAGAGCTCTGCCCAAACAAAGTGTCTTGAAACTGACCTGGAAAACTTTATCCCTGAAAGTGAAAATCTTCCAGAAGATCAAGATGAAAGAGAGACAGACATTAATGTTAAAGTGCCCGATGAGTCAGAGGAAGCCGAGCAGCAAGACGTGGATAAATATGACATTCCTCATAGTGAAGACATCAGCAGTGCTCATCATTCAGATGATGCAGTGAAGGAAATGCAGGAAGACATGGTGCGTCAAAGACAAGCGCACGAAATTGATTACATTTCTGAGACCATGATGGATGATGCTGCAGAAAATCCAGAAATTATTTCTGGATTTTCTGTTTCAGAAAGTTTTCGAGTTTTAGAAAGAACAAGGGTCGATAAAGTTCCTGAAACAACAAAAATACAATCAGAGACAAAGACAACAAATCAGGACGAATTAAGTCAGGACACAGAGCACGGTATTGGCTTGTCTGTGTCACATGACAACTCCATGTTTTCAGCATCTGCGCCTGGTCATTCTTCTGCAGTTGAGGGCTCCACACCCAAAACCTATCCTGAGACTGAAAAGGAGCATTTCATTCTTAAAAGTGAAAATCTTCCAGAAGATCAAGATGAAAGAGAGACAGACTTTAATGTCGAAGTGCTGGATAAATCGACGGAAGCTATGCCACAAGAAATGGATCAATCAGACACCCGTCACAGTGAATTGACAAAAGATGCTGATCGTTCAGATGATGCTGTAAGGGAAGAGCAGGAAGAAGATAATCATCCAACACAAATGCAAGAAATTCTGCATGTCGATTATTCTTCTGAAACTGTAACCGACAATGCCCCGGAAAATTCAGAAGTCATTTCTGCAATTCTGATTGAGCGCGCTGAAATGATGAACACTTTCCAGTCTGAGTTCAATAATGATAATTCTGCAACCAAGCAGGAAATGTTCAATTCTGAAGAAAAACCAGATGAGCATCCGACGAAACAAGACACCTCAGAACCTTTAGACCACATCAGCGACCAAGAAAAAGTAGACTCTGCTCCAAGTCAGGTGCATGAGTTCAAAGACAAAGTGGAGGGTGATATTAAACCAATTACCGTTCCATTGTTTCATCAGGAGAAGGAAGGACTTCTCTCTGAAACAGATGAGATTAAACCTGCTTTATCAGCCTTTCAAACAGAAACTACTGTTTCTTTTGACTGCCAGCTTGAGGACAGTTCTGATAGTGTAGAAGCACAAAACAATACAGGCTTCCACCAAAGTAGCAACAGAAGAAAACTGGGGTCGAGCCGTAGAAATAAAGGAAAACATAACGTCAAAGAATCAGCTACCAAAACATTCCATCAAACTGTGAATGAAGTCGATGGGAATGCAAGTAGTAGTACTTCTAGTGAAGGAGCATTAACAGCAGAGACAGCGGGCCAGGAAAAATCCATGGAAATCATACTGGAAGTGGAAAAAATGAACGCTTCCCAGACTGAAGAGGAGAATGTACGTTTTGGCACTCTTGTGTGCACTTCTGAGTTAACTACCATTGGCGTACATTCAACCTCCGCAGTAGATCAAAGGGTAATCGAAAATTCATGTTGCAGACAGATGCCTCATGAGGAACTTCCCAGTGTGTCTTTGCAAACAGATACAGAGAGCGAGGAAAGACATGAACATACAGAGCTGTTAAGGCAGGATGGAAATTTGCAAGAGAACTCTGTGTTTGAACCGCGTGTGTGTCCTATCACACCAGAGATACACACAGATCCTGGACAGAGTGTAGAGAAATTATCACCAGAAGAAGAGTTTCCTACAAAAGAGGAACAATTATATGATGTCAGTGTGGCTCAGCAATCAGAGGATGCTGCTAGAACAGAGCATGGACAAGAGATTGAGCCAGCACAAACGCAAGGCATGTCTCAGATTGATCACACAACTGCAAAAGCCAGAGTAAATTCTGAAATCTCCAGGAACGTGGTTGAACGAATTGAAATGGCTGCAGGGAGAAACACTGATTATCCTAAACCCCAAATCGATGATGTAGAAAGAGTAGAAAGTGCACTGGGTGATGCATACGAGATTGAAGGCCAAGTAAAGGATTCCATGAATCCCAGTGATGAGGGAACAGATCACCACACGAGCAAGGAAGTCTTTTCTGAAATATGTGACAGTGAATACTCTTTACAAAGCCTGCATTGTGAAATGAAAGCTCCTCTGGACTCTCAGCTTCAGCACAGTTACACTAGTTTCAACCCTGGAGGAAACAGTGGAGCACCAGGGTCCAGCCAGGAAAAATCAATGGAAATGAAGTTGGAAGAAATGGACAAATCTGACACTCCTCACACTGAAAACATAACCCTTCACGGGCAAGAGAAAGCATATTTTGGAACAGTTGCTGGCATCTCCGAGTTAACAACCTCAAGTCCGGCAGTGGAGCTGCAGCTACTCAAGTCAAATTTCAGGGAGCTGCCAGATGACGAACTTCCCACTGTCTCCTCCACAACAGAAAACAAGGAAAAGCACGAGGATACGGAAATGTTAAGGGCGTTTGGAAATTTACATGGCAACAATTTGTCAAGTGAAAATGTGGACCTGTCTGTCGTACCAGAGAGAACCCCAGAAAAAAGTACTCCCCAAGACCATAACCAAGTTGAGTACAGTGTTGCACAAGACACAATTCCATCAGAGGAGAATGTGCCCTCAAATGGGGAACAAGATGAGCCTTTAAACCTATCTGAAGCTGCAGAAGCTTTGCATTTAGAGGATGTTGTGAGTGAAGAGCATGAAGAGCAGTTTAACCCAGCACAAACACGAGAAATGTGTCAAATCAATTGCGCCACAATTACAGAGAAGAATTCTCCTCTGCAAACACAAGAATCTGATACAGATCTTCCTTTGGACTCCCAACCTCTGGACAACTATCAGAGCTTCAAAGATGACACTCAGTCAGGCCTCAAACCAGCAGGGAACAGAAGGAAAATGGGGTCCAGCCGCAGAAATAAAGGAAGACAGCAGGGCAAAGTTATTCAGCCAAAACAAGAACTTAAAGACGCAGTTGTAGAAAACACTGTGGATGATAAAGTAACAGAAATGTCTGCAGCGAATACAATGAGACAGGAAGGATTAGAAGAACTCATATCTGTTGAGAAAGTAAATATTAGCTCTACTGTGACAGGAGATGAAAACCAAGAAAAGCTGCTAGAGGGCACACTTTATTCCCACAATGTTTTGGAAAACATTGTAGTTGCAACATCAGATACTAATCCAAGCTCAGACAATGAAGATTCTCCCGAGTCCAATAAAGACCTCAAtgagaaaaacacaaagcatGTAAAAGAGCCTGATAATAGAAGTCATCTTACAGGATGTGACACAGTTAAAAAGGACTTGACGCAATCCCCACAAGCCTCTGTTTTTGAAGATGACTCAGATAGGCAGAGTACCTTATATCATGATGACATTATCAACCCCGAGTCAGGCACTGTGCATGTCTCTTATCAAGAAGAAGGAGCTTTACCTTGTGACAGTGACTCACAACAGACAGATAATGTGACAGAGACTACTGATTGTCTCACAGTTGAAGACTGCAGTACAGAGGTGGAAAGCTCAATGGATGCACGGGGTCCTGATCAGGATGAAGTGGGAGAGAAAGGTGTCCACACAGCCCAGAAAATGGAAAATACTTCACAAGAGCCGGCTGTGGATGTGTCTTGTGAAAGGGGAATTTCTACTACAAAGGATGAACGCAACAGCCTGCAAGAAGACAGTCCATCAGATTACGGTGAAAGCATGCAAGTAAAATCCaaacagaggaggagaaagatggGCTCTTCTCGGAGGACTCCACTCAACAGGAAAGAAGAGGAAGCGAAAGACAACACAGACGAAACAGAAGAAAGTTCCTTAAAGACAGAAGCTGGTGTGAGGAAtctggaggagatggaggttGTGGAGGAGTTGCCGTTAACTGCAAAGGTATCACCAAGTGAAAATGTCCAAGGTACTGTAGAGCAACAAGAAACTGATGGAAACAAAACCAGTCATTATGACTATAAGCTAAAAAGTAGTACGTCTGAGCAGAGCAACAAGAGTAATGTGATACTAGCTCTCCCCCCTGAACAGTCAACCTCCGTCAATCAGGTTACATTCAATAAAGTAGCTGATGAAAGGGATGAGAGGGGAAATGTTGATCTTTGTGCTGAAATGTCACAACAAGATGATTTTACAAGCACTAATGTGAAAATAACCTCTGACGTTGCGGGAAGAAATGAGAGCTCATTCAGTCAGTTGATGCCTCCAAATAGTGAGACAAACACCAGCATCACAGGAGGGAGCTCAGTGTCTTTCTGTGAAGTCATACGGAGCACCCAAAGTGATGAGGACAGGCCAGAGAGTGTGAAACTGGTTAAAGTCCAAGATACTGATAAGCAAAAGCCAAGTAACTGGACTGAAGGAACTCATCTTGAGGAAAAGAGCCCAAGTCCAAATTTAAATTCGCCCAACAGGAGAAGAAAGTTGGGCTCCACTCGCAAGAATCTCAGTTCACGAACCAAACGAGAAGACTTGCATCAAAACCAGGAGTTGGAGAATGAGGCAACAGAGGCTGTAACGGCCACTGGGGATGTAACGACCGAGAGCGACcccgaaatgaaagaaaaagatcCTCAACCTGACACAGAACACAAAGAAGGCGactctgaaaaaagaaaagagaaaataattgaaacAGTGAAAATCAGCCATGTAGGTGAGTCCCTATTAACACCTCAGGCTGAGCAAACAGCTGAAGAAAGCCCCATTTCACAGAGCCAATCGACAGAAAGTGAAAACCAGCAGACTCCCAGTTACCTTCCATCCACCTCTGCCAAAAATGATACAGAGTCACAATCAGCTTCTGGAGGGAGGAGAAAAAAGTTTGGATCTAGCCGGAAGCCAAACATGATGCAtcaaagcaacatccaagccgGAAGAGAGGCCAAGATAGGTGCACAAAATGAGAATGTTGTCAGAGGAATCACAGAAGACGGTGCAAACAAGGAGCAGTCATCAGGTCTGCGTAAAATATCAGAG GTTGGTGAAGGTGACGAGAAAGAGACCGCCAGCTTCAGCACCGCGGAGCCTGTGAG TAAGAAGACTTCAACCCAACCTGAACTCAGCTTGGCTCCAAGAAGTCAAACTCAGCTTTCTTTTG GTAGTCCCAGAGGGACGGACTACGATGTGGTGATGGTTGGAGACAGCTGTGTGGGGAAAAGCTCCTTCATGAAAAGAGCTCAAAGTGGAAAGTTTTCCTTAGATCTTCCTGCCTCTGTTG GCCTTGATTCCTGCATATGGACTGTGATAGTAGAAGGAAAACCTGTGGTTCTGCAGTTATGGGATACAGCGGGTCAAGAAAG GTTTcgcagcatcacacgtcagatTTTCCACAAAGCTCGAGCGTTTCTCTTGATGTATGACATCACTTCCTCTCAGAGCTTTTCTGCAATCAGTTACTGGGCGAACTCCATTCAG GAATCTGCTGCAGAAAATGTGACAGTTTTACTCCTTGGGAACAAGAGCGATCATGAACAACGACGGGTTAAAACTCAGCAGGGCGAGATTCTTGCCAAG gaaTACAACTTTGAATTCATGGAGTGCAGCGCTGCCACAGGTGAAAACGTTATTGAGGCTTTGGAAACCGTGGCCAG GATGTTGAGTCAAAGGGCTGACTTAAGAGAGGAAGCCACAGTGTTGCTCAAAGAGCCAGCGCAGAAAAAAAGGTCAACGTGTTGCTGA